The Methanoregula sp. UBA64 genome contains the following window.
TCTTTATCGTGATCAGGTTCTTGAACCCGTGGGACTCCGCGGTCACGGTCTCGCTGACCGCAATGCCGCGCTCCTTTGCAACGAACTCCGCATTGACAAGATTGACCGGCATCTGGAGGATCGGGTCGAGCAGTCCCTTTAACGCAAGGCGTGTCACGTACTTCATGCTCCCTGCATAGGCAGAGAGTTCGCCGCCGTAGATGCACTCGACGGCTGCAAGCCTGCCTTCAACGGTCTGGATCGCAAACCGGCCCATCTTCTCGGCAAGTTCCGCAAACGGCTCGAGGATCTCGGCTTGTTCGGGCATGACCATGGGGGCGTTGACCACGTACTTTGCCGAACCGCCGTGCAGGACCTCGACCCACTGCTTTGCAACCGAGATCGCCACGTTCTTCTGCGCCTCGACCGTGCTTGCGCCGAGATGCGGCGTGACAATAACATTGTCGAGGGTAAGGAGCGGGGATTCGAGAGGCGGTTCGGTCTCGAAGACGTCGAGCGCCGCGCCGGCAACCTTACCGCTCTTGAGCGCATCGTAGAGCGCCTTCTCGTCGATGATGCCGCCACGGGCGCAGTTGATGATCCGCACGCCGTCTTTCATCGTTGCAATGGAGGCTGCGTTGATGACGTGCTTGGTCTCCTTGATCAGCGGCGTGTGGACCGTGATCACATCGGCAACCTTGAAGAGCTCCTCGATGGTCATGACCTTGACGCCGAGCTGCGCCGCCCGTTCCTTGGAGATGAAAGGATCGTACGCAACGCACTTCATATCCATGGCGTTCGCACGCTTGGCAACCTCGCGGCCGATCCGGCCAAAACCGACGATCCCGAGCGTCTTCTCGTTGAGCTCGACGCCCATGAACTTGTTGCGCTTCCACTCTTTCTTCTTTAAGCTCGCGGTCGCCTGGGGGATGTTCCGCGCCAGCGAGAGCATCATCGCCATCGTGTGCTCGGTTGCCGCGAGGGTGTTGCCCTCGGGAGCGTTTGCCACGATAACTCCCTGCTTTGTCGCTGCATCCATGTCAACGTTATCGACACCGACACCGGCACGCCCGATAAATTTGAGGCGTTTGCCGGC
Protein-coding sequences here:
- the serA gene encoding phosphoglycerate dehydrogenase, translating into MATARVLVSDPLAEEGLAILKEACDVDVKTGLKEDELCGIIGEYDALIVRSGTEVTAKVIAAGKRLKFIGRAGVGVDNVDMDAATKQGVIVANAPEGNTLAATEHTMAMMLSLARNIPQATASLKKKEWKRNKFMGVELNEKTLGIVGFGRIGREVAKRANAMDMKCVAYDPFISKERAAQLGVKVMTIEELFKVADVITVHTPLIKETKHVINAASIATMKDGVRIINCARGGIIDEKALYDALKSGKVAGAALDVFETEPPLESPLLTLDNVIVTPHLGASTVEAQKNVAISVAKQWVEVLHGGSAKYVVNAPMVMPEQAEILEPFAELAEKMGRFAIQTVEGRLAAVECIYGGELSAYAGSMKYVTRLALKGLLDPILQMPVNLVNAEFVAKERGIAVSETVTAESHGFKNLITIKIKTDKTEMSVSGSVFAKGRSRIVSVNQYTMDLIPEGFVIVSGHMDKPGVIGRASTMLGKHNINIAGMQVGRITPGEEALMVLNVDSEVPENVITEFCSLQGIFSAKFARISDKKI